In the genome of Homalodisca vitripennis isolate AUS2020 unplaced genomic scaffold, UT_GWSS_2.1 ScUCBcl_5286;HRSCAF=11945, whole genome shotgun sequence, the window aagacctcataaatatgttttagcttaaaacaaactactgggagcagtttttaatgtttgtcaaTAAAACTTTGTGGGGAGGGCTTTGCCCCCTGAGAACTCCTTGTGTAACGCCCATGTCTTTCAGTGTTTCTTCTTTCATAAATTCATCATTGAGTAGTAGGGTCTCCATCAGCCAGTCATTCGCTTCATCAGCAAATATTATAGCGATTAAGAAAACAGATTTTGAAAGGATTTTTTAGTATCCAAACAAGTAAAAATTAgccagatttaaaattaattcctgaaattataaatttgtgcTGCTGTCCACAAGGTAAAATTAAATACCGTTTGTTAACACTATGATTACTTATGTTTGTTGCTATGTACAGGTTGTGATGATGGGTGTACGGGGCTGCTCCTGGACAAGACGGAGTTGCTGGCAGCCGAGTTGGCTGACAAGGCGGGGCACCTGGAGAGTGGGGGACTGGCCCCACCATGGGAACAGCTGTTTGCCCTGGAGCATCGTACAATGGACCACCAGCTATTGCTGGAGCAGTACAAGAACGCCTCGCGTGCCGTGCAGAACTTACCCGCCAAAATTGACGAGGATATCAGCAAGAAAGTCAAACAGCTTCTCAATAAGGTAATACAGAGGacgtttaatagttttatttcattaagcaAGGAGTACAGATGAAAACTGGTTCGATCTGTGCAGAGCACATAGTCCTGATTTTTGCTTGTAGGATTGTCATAAATAATCGTTATATTAGTGGTACAATGCAATCATACTAGTCTCTTTCAATGACACAACAAAAATCATTATTCATATTATTCTTATGAAGATAGCTACAAAAAGTTAACTCAAATTACATTTGTAGCAATACGAGTTTATTTTGTGAgcctaataaaaacatttatgcagttaatttttaaatatatgtttgaacaCACCATTCTGCTTCTGCAAATATGAGAGAGTTGTACATTTAACTCTTCCATTCTTGATATTGTAATTGAAAAGTGTGTAAAGTTTCAAAATCGGCCAAAATGAGCTTGTCATGGAAGCTTaaacttataaatgtttttgtgggACCACTGTATATTATAGTATGtatatcaattaatattactGATTCAGtagaatttcctttttttaaactttccttCATCTGTGATATATTATTTACCAATCGTGTTCCATTTGGTTTCATGCTACAGGAAGCTTCTGAAGTGAGTATTGAATCCAAGataatttgttataaagtttACTAGTTTTTTATATTGGACAGGTCTCAATCCAATATTTGATTTCATGTCTCATAtgaagattatatattttatttactctaagtATTTAATTCTGTGAAGAAGATCATAAAAACTTTAGATGATAAATGTGTCAGTGAACATGTATAACTTGGACAATGTCTATTGTTGTGATGTTGAACCCTgagtgatattaattaaattattagttacatttttagGCTTGAGTGTGGGACT includes:
- the LOC124373306 gene encoding laminin subunit alpha-1-like, with product MQLAGLASLGETAASVRHATVLTDRGCSSEYTLLLFLCFNACQARHILTDRGCSSCDDGCTGLLLDKTELLAAELADKAGHLESGGLAPPWEQLFALEHRTMDHQLLLEQYKNASRAVQNLPAKIDEDISKKVKQLLNK